The following coding sequences are from one Streptomyces venezuelae window:
- a CDS encoding amidohydrolase family protein, producing MPDSQPQQPHSSGASGSSGSGPAADSGALLLSGARLTDGRTVDVRLGGGRIEAVGTAGSLSAHTARVDLAGYLLLPAAAEPHAHSDTALSADTAGPVSYDAPDVQRRATEAALLQLGHGATALRSHVRIGDVQGLGPLEAVLQARRSLRGLVDLTAVAVPRLLTGVAGADGLAMLRDAVKMGASVVGGCPDLDPDPTGYAEAVLEIAAEHGCPVDLHTDGDDPARLGRLAAMAGGLRAGVTLGPCAGLGRLPEDVASRAAEQLAAAGVTVVCLPQGGCGSAERRGAAPVRLLRSAGVRVAAGSGAMRDVSNPVGRGDPLEAAYLLASRSGLRPEDAYGAVSGAARAAMGLPEVRVEAGFPAELLAVRGDRLSGALSLAYSRIVVHRGRVVARTSAVREYCDSAAAVALDLPRQGRSTGAAPGRPAGDEPSA from the coding sequence ATGCCCGACAGCCAGCCGCAGCAGCCCCACTCCTCCGGCGCCTCCGGATCCTCCGGTTCCGGTCCCGCCGCCGACTCCGGGGCCCTGCTGCTCAGCGGCGCCCGGCTCACCGACGGCCGGACCGTGGACGTCCGGCTCGGCGGCGGACGCATCGAGGCGGTCGGCACGGCGGGCAGCCTGAGCGCGCACACCGCGCGCGTGGACCTCGCCGGTTACCTCCTGCTGCCCGCGGCCGCCGAGCCGCACGCCCACAGCGACACGGCCCTGTCGGCGGACACGGCGGGCCCGGTCTCGTACGACGCGCCGGACGTCCAGCGCCGGGCCACCGAGGCGGCGCTGCTGCAGCTCGGGCACGGCGCCACGGCGCTGCGGTCGCACGTGCGGATCGGCGACGTGCAGGGGCTCGGCCCACTGGAGGCGGTGCTGCAGGCGCGGCGCTCGCTCCGGGGCCTGGTCGACCTGACGGCCGTCGCCGTACCGCGGCTGCTGACCGGCGTCGCGGGCGCGGACGGCCTGGCGATGCTGCGGGACGCGGTGAAAATGGGCGCCTCCGTAGTGGGCGGTTGCCCCGACCTGGACCCCGATCCCACGGGGTACGCGGAGGCGGTCCTGGAGATCGCCGCGGAGCACGGTTGCCCCGTCGACCTGCACACGGACGGTGACGATCCGGCGCGCCTCGGACGGCTCGCCGCGATGGCGGGGGGCCTGCGGGCCGGTGTGACGCTCGGTCCGTGCGCGGGGCTCGGACGGCTGCCGGAGGACGTGGCCTCGCGCGCCGCCGAGCAACTGGCCGCGGCCGGGGTGACGGTGGTCTGTCTGCCGCAGGGCGGTTGCGGGAGCGCGGAGCGGCGCGGGGCGGCGCCGGTGCGCCTGTTGCGGTCGGCCGGGGTGCGGGTCGCTGCGGGCAGCGGGGCCATGCGGGACGTGTCGAACCCGGTGGGGCGCGGGGATCCGCTGGAGGCCGCGTACTTGCTGGCCTCGCGGAGCGGTCTGCGTCCGGAGGACGCGTACGGCGCGGTCAGCGGGGCCGCTCGGGCGGCCATGGGGTTGCCGGAGGTCCGCGTGGAGGCGGGCTTCCCGGCCGAGTTGCTCGCCGTGCGCGGTGACCGACTCTCGGGTGCGCTGTCGCTCGCGTACAGCCGGATCGTGGTGCACCGGGGCCGGGTCGTGGCGCGGACCAGTGCGGTGCGCGAGTACTGCGACTCGGCGGCGGCGGTGGCGTTGGACCTGCCGCGTCAGGGGCGGTCGACGGGGGCGGCGCCGGGGCGGCCCGCGGGGGACGAGCCGTCGGCCTAG
- a CDS encoding MFS transporter, producing the protein MTDQKARAQAPTEETTSRGGMVWALVITSVAGFMAALDNLVVTTALPAIREDLGGALHDLEWTVSAYTLTFAVLLMFGAALGDRFGRRRLFTVGITVFTAASAAAALAPGLDALIAARAVQGVGAAIMMPLTLTLLTAAVPQAKRGMAYGIWGAVNGLAVASGPLIGGSLTEHVSWQWIFWLNVPLGLVLLPLARLRLAESHAPGARLDAVGTLLASGGLFGIVYALVRGPIDGWSSATVLVSLSAGVVLLGGFVRHGMRHKAPMLPMRLFRSRAFAGINAASLLMFLGMFGSIFLLSQYMQIVLGYSPTEAGLRMLPWTGMPMLVSPLAGYLSDRIGGRPVVAAGLFLQAVGLAWYAVVVAPDASYAAQLPALIISGVGMSLYFAPASNLVMSSVRPQEQGIASGANNALREVGGALGIAVMSSIFSAQGGYESGWDFVNGIEPALWVGSAVVALAAVAALCIPSRRRTAGGAGTPAAPQDELIAV; encoded by the coding sequence ATGACGGACCAGAAAGCGCGGGCACAAGCGCCGACCGAAGAGACGACATCGCGCGGGGGGATGGTCTGGGCCCTCGTCATCACGAGCGTCGCCGGGTTCATGGCCGCACTCGACAACCTCGTCGTCACCACCGCCCTGCCCGCCATCCGCGAGGACCTCGGGGGCGCCCTGCACGACCTCGAATGGACCGTGAGCGCCTATACCCTCACCTTCGCCGTGCTGCTGATGTTCGGCGCGGCCCTGGGGGACCGTTTCGGGCGCCGTCGACTCTTCACCGTCGGGATCACGGTCTTCACCGCCGCCTCCGCCGCCGCGGCGCTCGCGCCCGGCCTGGACGCACTGATCGCCGCCCGCGCGGTGCAGGGCGTCGGCGCCGCGATCATGATGCCGCTCACGCTGACCCTGCTCACGGCGGCCGTACCGCAGGCCAAGCGGGGCATGGCGTACGGCATATGGGGCGCCGTCAACGGCCTCGCGGTCGCCAGTGGCCCGCTGATCGGCGGCAGCCTCACCGAACACGTCTCCTGGCAGTGGATCTTCTGGCTGAACGTCCCGCTCGGGCTTGTCCTGCTGCCGCTCGCCCGGCTCCGCCTCGCCGAGTCCCACGCCCCCGGCGCCCGCCTGGACGCGGTCGGCACCCTGCTCGCGAGCGGTGGTCTCTTCGGCATCGTGTACGCCCTGGTCCGCGGCCCCATCGACGGCTGGTCCAGCGCCACCGTCCTCGTCAGCCTGAGCGCGGGCGTCGTCCTGCTCGGCGGCTTCGTACGGCACGGGATGCGCCACAAGGCGCCGATGCTGCCGATGCGCCTCTTCCGCAGTCGTGCCTTCGCGGGCATCAACGCGGCGAGCCTGCTGATGTTCCTCGGGATGTTCGGCTCGATCTTCCTGCTCAGCCAGTACATGCAGATCGTCCTCGGCTACTCGCCCACCGAGGCCGGGCTGCGCATGCTGCCCTGGACCGGCATGCCGATGCTCGTCTCGCCGCTGGCCGGCTACCTCTCCGACCGGATCGGCGGCCGTCCGGTCGTCGCCGCGGGCCTCTTCCTCCAGGCCGTGGGCCTGGCCTGGTACGCCGTCGTCGTGGCACCCGACGCCTCGTACGCCGCCCAGCTGCCGGCGCTGATCATCAGCGGCGTCGGGATGTCCCTGTACTTCGCGCCGGCCTCCAACCTGGTCATGTCCAGCGTGCGACCCCAGGAGCAGGGCATCGCGTCCGGCGCCAACAACGCGCTCCGTGAAGTCGGCGGCGCCCTCGGCATCGCCGTGATGTCCTCGATCTTCTCGGCGCAGGGCGGCTACGAGTCCGGATGGGACTTCGTGAACGGCATCGAGCCCGCGCTGTGGGTGGGCTCCGCGGTGGTGGCCCTCGCGGCGGTCGCGGCGCTGTGCATCCCGTCACGTCGACGGACGGCCGGAGGGGCCGGGACGCCCGCCGCACCGCAGGACGAGCTGATCGCCGTCTGA
- the rpmG gene encoding 50S ribosomal protein L33, whose product MAATDVRPKITLACVECKERNYITKKNRRNDPDRLEMKKHCPRCNAHTAHRETR is encoded by the coding sequence GTGGCTGCCACCGACGTCCGCCCGAAGATCACGCTGGCCTGCGTGGAGTGCAAGGAGCGGAACTACATCACCAAGAAGAACCGGCGTAACGACCCGGACCGTCTTGAGATGAAGAAGCACTGCCCGCGCTGCAACGCGCACACTGCGCACCGCGAAACGCGCTAA
- a CDS encoding MaoC family dehydratase yields the protein MTAKIAYGDVEVGTELPAQTFPVTRATLVQYAGASGDFNPIHWNEKFAREVGLPDVIAHGMFTMAEAIRVVTDWVGDPGAVVEYGVRFTKPVIVPNDDKGATIEVSAKVAAVLDDNRVRVDLLAKSGDQKVLGMSRAVVQLA from the coding sequence ATGACGGCGAAGATTGCGTACGGCGACGTCGAGGTCGGCACCGAGCTGCCGGCCCAGACCTTCCCCGTGACACGCGCCACTCTCGTGCAGTACGCGGGTGCTTCCGGGGACTTCAACCCGATCCACTGGAACGAGAAGTTCGCGCGCGAGGTCGGACTCCCCGACGTCATCGCGCACGGCATGTTCACCATGGCCGAGGCGATCCGCGTCGTGACCGACTGGGTGGGTGACCCGGGAGCCGTCGTCGAGTACGGCGTCCGCTTCACCAAGCCCGTCATCGTCCCGAACGACGACAAGGGCGCCACCATAGAGGTCAGCGCCAAGGTCGCGGCAGTACTGGACGACAACCGCGTGCGAGTCGACCTGCTCGCGAAGAGCGGGGACCAGAAGGTTCTCGGCATGTCGCGGGCCGTGGTGCAGCTCGCCTGA
- a CDS encoding TetR/AcrR family transcriptional regulator encodes MVRMSAEERRESVVRAAMVEFARGGYNGTSTEVIAKRVGVSQPYLFRLFPGKQSIFLAASGRCCQEVTEVFRKASEGLEGEEALHAMGQAYQALIAEDPDKLLMQMQMYVAVASAEASGDREFGDALRAAWMEMYDTVRLALGADVDETTQFLAYGMLINVLVSMGFQPDHRVWTGFYDSAQPKG; translated from the coding sequence ATGGTCAGGATGAGCGCAGAGGAGCGGCGCGAGAGCGTCGTCCGCGCGGCGATGGTCGAGTTCGCCCGCGGTGGCTACAACGGCACGTCCACCGAGGTGATCGCCAAAAGGGTGGGTGTCTCGCAGCCGTATCTCTTCCGCCTCTTCCCGGGGAAGCAGTCCATCTTTCTCGCCGCCTCCGGGCGGTGCTGCCAGGAGGTCACGGAGGTCTTCCGCAAGGCGTCCGAAGGGCTTGAGGGGGAGGAGGCCCTGCATGCCATGGGGCAGGCCTATCAGGCTCTCATCGCCGAGGATCCGGACAAGCTCCTCATGCAGATGCAGATGTACGTCGCCGTGGCCTCCGCGGAGGCGTCGGGCGACCGGGAGTTCGGCGACGCGCTGCGGGCCGCCTGGATGGAGATGTACGACACGGTCCGCCTCGCACTGGGGGCGGACGTCGACGAGACGACGCAGTTCCTGGCGTACGGGATGTTGATCAACGTCCTGGTGTCGATGGGGTTCCAGCCGGACCACCGGGTGTGGACCGGCTTCTACGACTCGGCGCAGCCCAAGGGGTGA
- a CDS encoding NAD(P)H-binding protein, which translates to MRIVIAGGHGQIALRLERLLAARGDEVAGLIRNAGQESDLREAGAEPVLCDLESASVDEVAGHLRGADAAVFAAGAGPGSGADRKNTVDRGAAVLFADAAERAGVRRYIIVSSMGADPAHQGDEIFDAYLRAKGEADADVRARAALDWTILRPGMLTDDAGTGLVRLEASTGRGPVPRDDVAAVLAELVETPATAGLTLELVSGSVPVSVAVKSVAGN; encoded by the coding sequence ATGCGCATTGTCATCGCTGGAGGTCATGGTCAGATCGCGCTGCGGCTGGAGCGTCTGCTCGCCGCGCGCGGTGACGAAGTCGCCGGGCTGATCCGTAACGCCGGGCAGGAGTCCGATCTGCGCGAGGCCGGCGCCGAACCGGTGCTGTGCGACCTGGAGTCGGCGTCCGTCGACGAGGTCGCGGGGCATCTGCGCGGCGCCGACGCGGCCGTCTTCGCGGCGGGCGCGGGGCCCGGCAGCGGCGCCGACCGCAAGAACACCGTGGACCGGGGCGCGGCCGTCCTCTTCGCGGACGCGGCGGAGCGGGCCGGAGTGCGGCGCTACATCATCGTGTCGTCCATGGGCGCCGATCCCGCGCACCAGGGCGACGAGATCTTCGACGCCTATCTGCGGGCCAAGGGCGAGGCCGACGCGGACGTACGCGCGCGTGCCGCCCTCGACTGGACGATCCTGCGTCCCGGGATGCTGACGGACGACGCGGGCACGGGCCTCGTGCGCCTGGAGGCGTCGACCGGGCGCGGCCCTGTTCCGCGGGACGACGTGGCGGCGGTCCTCGCGGAGCTCGTGGAGACGCCGGCGACGGCCGGGCTGACACTGGAGCTGGTCAGCGGGTCCGTGCCGGTGTCGGTGGCGGTCAAGTCGGTCGCGGGAAACTGA
- a CDS encoding NAD(P)-dependent oxidoreductase: protein MRITVFGATGGVGQEIVRQALTAGHKVTAVVRDPARLTVTGEGLEVFRADVRDPEAVRPAVTGRDAVLSGLGARNRADAARGLATELTRGVLRAMDAEGARRLLVVSAAPVGPEPADSPFFDRALLGVVGRVLRDVYTDLTAMEAELAASATDWTSVRPPRLTNKPVTGRYRKVVGGSPRSGRVIGRADVAHAMLGMIDDRDTVRRGVGVAY, encoded by the coding sequence ATGAGGATCACGGTGTTCGGTGCGACCGGTGGCGTCGGTCAGGAGATCGTCCGGCAGGCGCTCACGGCAGGGCACAAGGTCACGGCGGTGGTGCGGGACCCGGCGCGCCTGACGGTGACCGGTGAGGGGCTCGAGGTGTTCCGCGCTGACGTCCGGGATCCGGAGGCGGTGCGCCCCGCGGTCACGGGCCGGGACGCGGTCCTTTCCGGGCTCGGCGCCCGCAACCGCGCGGACGCGGCCCGGGGCCTCGCGACGGAGCTGACGCGTGGTGTGCTGCGGGCGATGGACGCGGAGGGCGCGCGGCGGCTGCTGGTCGTGAGCGCGGCCCCGGTGGGCCCGGAGCCCGCGGACTCGCCGTTCTTCGACCGCGCCCTGCTGGGTGTGGTCGGCCGGGTCCTCAGGGACGTCTACACCGACCTGACGGCCATGGAGGCCGAGCTGGCGGCGAGCGCGACGGACTGGACCTCGGTCCGCCCGCCGCGCCTCACGAACAAGCCCGTCACCGGCCGCTACCGCAAGGTGGTGGGTGGCTCGCCACGTTCGGGGCGCGTGATCGGGCGCGCGGACGTGGCGCACGCGATGCTCGGCATGATCGACGACCGGGACACCGTGCGGCGGGGTGTGGGCGTGGCCTACTGA
- a CDS encoding MaoC family dehydratase N-terminal domain-containing protein: protein MALDQSFVGRSYPPTDPYEVGREKIREFAEAVGDTNPAYADTEAAKALGHPDVIAPPTFVFAITFKAAGQVIEDPQLGLDYSRVVHGDQKFAYTRPVRAGDRLTVTSTIEAIKSMAGNDILDIRGEVHDEAGEHVVTAWTKLVARAAETAAEGA, encoded by the coding sequence ATGGCGCTCGACCAGTCCTTCGTGGGGCGTTCCTATCCCCCCACTGATCCTTATGAGGTCGGCCGGGAGAAGATCCGCGAGTTCGCCGAGGCCGTGGGTGACACCAATCCCGCGTATGCCGACACGGAAGCGGCCAAGGCGCTCGGTCACCCCGATGTGATCGCGCCCCCGACTTTTGTGTTTGCGATCACTTTCAAGGCCGCGGGACAGGTCATCGAGGATCCGCAGCTGGGGCTCGACTACAGCCGCGTCGTGCACGGCGACCAGAAGTTCGCCTACACCCGCCCGGTGCGCGCGGGCGACCGGCTCACGGTGACCTCGACCATCGAGGCCATCAAGTCGATGGCGGGCAACGACATCCTGGACATCCGCGGAGAGGTCCACGACGAGGCCGGCGAGCACGTCGTGACCGCGTGGACCAAGCTCGTCGCACGGGCGGCGGAGACTGCGGCGGAAGGGGCCTGA
- a CDS encoding UDP-N-acetylmuramate dehydrogenase, protein MRERPRPDRQGRSRTLEHVQELHDAPLAPLTTFRLGGPATRLITATTDAEVIAAVREADDSGTPLLLIGGGSNLVIGDKGFDGTALRIATRGFALDGTKLELAAGEVWTDAVARTVEAGLAGIECLAGIPGSAGATPIQNVGAYGQEVSSTITEVVAYDRQTRETVVIANAECDFSYRHSRFKADPDRFVVLRVRFELEDAQGMSAPLKYPETARTLGVEAGERVPAAVARETVLKLRAGKGMVLDPEDHDSWSAGSFFTNPILTEDEFAAFHARVTERLGADITPPAFPTGDGRVKTSAAWLIDKAGFTKGYGEGRARISTKHTLALTNRGGATTEDLLELAREVVAGVRDAFGVTLVNEPVTVGVSL, encoded by the coding sequence ATACGAGAACGGCCCCGCCCCGACCGGCAGGGCCGTTCTCGTACTCTTGAGCACGTGCAGGAACTCCACGATGCCCCGCTCGCCCCGCTGACCACCTTCCGGCTCGGCGGTCCCGCGACCCGTCTGATCACCGCGACGACCGACGCCGAGGTGATCGCCGCCGTCCGTGAGGCCGACGACTCCGGAACCCCGCTGCTGCTCATCGGCGGCGGCTCGAACCTGGTCATCGGCGACAAGGGCTTCGACGGCACCGCCCTGCGCATCGCCACCCGGGGCTTCGCGCTCGACGGCACGAAGCTGGAGCTCGCCGCCGGCGAGGTCTGGACGGACGCAGTCGCCCGCACCGTCGAAGCGGGGCTCGCGGGCATCGAGTGCCTCGCCGGAATCCCCGGCTCCGCGGGCGCGACGCCGATCCAGAACGTCGGAGCGTACGGCCAGGAGGTCTCCTCGACGATCACCGAGGTGGTCGCGTACGACAGGCAGACCCGCGAGACGGTCGTGATCGCGAACGCCGAGTGCGACTTCTCGTACCGGCACAGCCGCTTCAAGGCCGATCCCGACCGCTTCGTGGTGCTGCGGGTCCGTTTCGAGCTCGAGGACGCGCAAGGGATGAGCGCGCCCCTCAAGTACCCCGAGACGGCACGCACGCTCGGCGTCGAGGCGGGGGAGCGGGTCCCGGCCGCGGTCGCCAGGGAGACCGTGCTCAAGCTGCGCGCGGGCAAGGGCATGGTGCTCGACCCCGAGGACCACGACAGCTGGTCCGCCGGGTCGTTCTTCACCAACCCGATCCTCACCGAGGACGAGTTCGCCGCCTTCCACGCGCGCGTGACCGAACGCCTCGGCGCGGACATCACCCCACCCGCCTTCCCGACCGGCGACGGCCGCGTGAAGACCTCCGCCGCCTGGCTCATCGACAAGGCGGGGTTCACCAAGGGCTACGGAGAGGGCCGGGCCCGCATCTCCACCAAGCACACACTGGCGCTCACCAACCGCGGCGGCGCGACCACCGAGGACCTGCTGGAGCTGGCCCGTGAGGTCGTCGCAGGGGTGCGGGACGCCTTCGGGGTCACCCTCGTCAACGAGCCGGTGACGGTGGGCGTCAGCCTGTAG